A section of the Indicator indicator isolate 239-I01 chromosome 39, UM_Iind_1.1, whole genome shotgun sequence genome encodes:
- the MIEN1 gene encoding migration and invasion enhancer 1 gives MAQGPPPPSPVPTCGRPPSPATLPPDRGFLFSLGFIYLRQLPPPPDIIPLRAARPAPGSRPPAPPKGAPPQPLGPSRTRAGAQPEVLCHMAAPGSGGRAAAPAAMSGGAEVVAAGAEAERRVHIVVEYCEPCGFEATYQELASAVKEEYPDIEIESRLGGTGAFEIEINGQLVFSKLENGGFPYEKDLIEAIRRARNGEPLEKITNSRPPCVIL, from the exons ATGGCGCagggcccccccccccccagccccgtTCCTACCTGCGGGCGCCCGCCGAGTCCTGCCACCCTCCCGCCGGACCGGGGATTCCTGTTCTCCCTTGGCTTTATCTACCTGCGCCAGCTCCCGCCCCCGCCTGACATCATCCCCCTGCGGGCCGCCCGCCCGGCTCCCGGCTCCCGGCCCCCCGCGCCACCCAAGGgtgcccccccccagcccctcggCCCTAGC CGGACGAGAGCCGGAGCGCAGCCGGAAGTGCTGTGTCACATGGCCGCACCCGGAAGCGGCGGCAGAGCGGCGGCACCGGCGGCGATGAGCGGTGGGGCCGAGGTGGTGGCGGCCGGAGCTGAGGCCGAGCGGAGGGTCCACATCGTGGTGGAATATTG CGAGCCCTGCGGCTTCGAGGCCACCTACCAGGAGCTGGCAAGTGCTGTGAAGGAGGAGTACCCAGACATCGAGAttgagtccaggctggggggcaCAG GTGCCTTTGAGATCGAGATCAATGGGCagttggtcttttccaagctggagAACGGAGGCTTTCCCTACGAGAAGGAT CTGATCGAAGCCATTCGCAGAGCCAGGAATGGAGAACCCCTGGAGAAGATCACCAACAGCCGCCCCCCCTGCGTCATTCTGTag
- the ERBB2 gene encoding receptor tyrosine-protein kinase erbB-2 produces MIPAGPCLCAGLLLAAFCPPAAAEVCTGTDMKLLHPSSPESHYETLRHLYQGCQVVQGNLELTYLPPDADTSFLKDIKEVQGYVLIAENQVRQLELQNLRIIRGTQLFQERYALAVVGNASPDGTTGLRQLGMRHLTEILKGGVRIERNPQLCFQETILWSDIFHRYNELRAHVQVESTRSRSCPDCWALCAEGHCWGEEPQDCQTLTNSICHGCPRCKGKKPTDCCHEQCAAGCTGPKHSDCLACLNFNRSGICELHCPPLVIYNSDTFESVPNRDGRYTFGASCVSQCPYNYLATEVGSCTLVCPQNSQEVTVNNVQKCEKCSKPCPEVCYGLGVDFLKGVRAVNASNIQHFSGCTKIFGSLAFLPETFEGDPNTTTPPLDPKLLRIFESLEELTGFLYIAAWPPDLQDLGVFQNLRVIRGRVLHNGAYSLTLRDLAVRALGLRALQEISSGMVLVHHNPQLCFLQKVPWGSIFRHPRQRLFQAHNKPPELCESEGLVCFHLCAQGHCWGPGPTQCVACERFLRGQECVASCNLLDGAIREHANGTRCLPCHPECQPQNGTETCFGSEADQCVACAHYKDAQQCVRRCPSGVKADASFVPVWKYPDEDGICQLCPTNCTHSCTIRDEDGCPVDQKPSQVTSIIAGVVGALLVVVLLLITVVCVKRRRQQERKHTMRRLLQETELVEPLTPSGALPNQAQMRILKETELKKVKVLGSGAFGTVYKGIWIPDGESVKIPVAIKVLRENTSPKANKEILDEAYVMAGVGSPYVSRLLGICLTSTVQLVTQLMPYGCLLDYVRENKDHIGSQDLLNWCVQIAKGMSYLEEVRLVHRDLAARNVLVKSPNHVKITDFGLARLLDIDETEYHADGGKVPIKWMALESILRRRFTHQSDVWSYGVTVWELMTFGAKPYDGIPAREIPDLLEKGERLPQPPICTIDVYMIMVKCWMIDSECRPKFRELVTEFSRMARDPQRFVVIQNDMVGLPSSMDSTFYRALLEEEDMEDLVDAEEYLVPHQGFFSAETSTTYRSRISSTRSTAETPVDVEEGEGLAAFPFPPQGLGEGPESPVPEVPEGDSVAKVAPQSPSGREPSTLPRYSEDPTGPVAEESEGLDPEGFTTPAAHPPMPEYVNQAGEQCPSPRQPCTPPSPPDKPKGHQGKNGLIKEAKHPCPGSFTHAVENPEYLAPPAPPAPFSQAFDNPYYWNQDSLKAGSPEGGPGTTPTAENPEYLGLAGPEDAVV; encoded by the exons ATGATCCCGGCCGGACCCTGCCTCTGCGCCGGGCTCCTGCTTGCCGCCTTCTGCCCCCCAGCCGCCGCCGAAG TCTGCACGGGGACCGACATGAAGCTGCTGCATCCCTCCAGCCCCGAGAGCCACTACGAGACCCTGAGGCATCTCTACCAGGGCTGCCAGGTGGTGCAGGGCAACCTGGAGCTCACCTACCTGCCCCCTGACGCTGACACCTCCTTCCTCAAG gacaTCAAGGAGGTGCAAGGCTATGTGCTGATCGCGGAGAACCAAGtgaggcagctggagctgcagaaccTGCGCATCATCCGCGGCACGCAGCTCTTCCAGGAGCGCTATGCCCTGGCCGTCGTGGGCAACGCTAGCCCCGATGGCACCACAGGGCTGCGCCAGCTGGGCATGCGGCACCTCACAG AGATCCTGAAGGGGGGAGTGCGCATTGAGAGGaacccccagctctgcttccaggaAACCATCCTCTGGTCTGACATCTTCCACCGCTACAACGAGCTCCGTGCCCACGTCCAGGTGGAGAGCACCCGCAGCCGCAGCT GTCCCGACTGCTGGGCGCTGTGTGCTGAGGGGCACTGCTGGGGTGAGGAGCCACAGGACTGCCAGACCT TGACCAACAGCATCTGCCACGGCTGCCCACGCTGCAAGGGCAAGAAGCCCACGGACTGCTGCCACGAGCAGTGTGCCGCTGGCTGCACGGGCCCCAAGCACTCCGACTGCCTG GCGTGCCTGAACTTCAACCGGAGCGGGATCTGCGAGCTGCACTGCCCCCCCCTCGTCATCTACAACTCAGACACCTTCGAGTCGGTGCCCAACCGCGACGGGCGCTACACATTCGGTGCCAGCTGCGTCAGCCAGTGCCCCT acAACTACCTTGCGACAGAGGTGGGGTCCTGCACCCTGGTGTGTCCCCAGAACAGCCAGGAGGTGACCGTCAACAACGTCCAGAAGTGTGAGAAGTGCAGCAAGCCCTGCCCAGAGG tttGCTATGGGCTGGGAGTGGATTTTCTCAAGGGCGTCCGCGCCGTGAACGCCTCCAACATCCAGCACTTCAGTGGCTGCACCAAGATCTTCGGCAGCTTGGCCTTCCTGCCAGAGACCTTTGAGGG GGAccctaacaccaccaccccacccctggACCCCAAACTGCTGCGGATCTTCgagagcctggaggagctgaCAG GCTTCCTCTACATCGCTGCTTGGCCACCTGACCTgcaggacctgggggtcttCCAAAACCTGCGTGTGATCCGCGGCCGAGTGCTGCACAA CGGTGCCTACTCCCTGACGCTGCGGGACCTGGCGGTGCGGGCACTGGGGCTCCGTGCCCTGCAGGAGATCAGCAGTGGGATGGTCCTGGTGCACCACaacccccagctctgcttcctccagAAGGTGCCATGGGGCAGCATCTTTCGCCACCCTCGCCAGCGACTCTTCCAGGCCCACAACAAACCCCCTGAGCTGTGTG AGAGCGAGGGGCTGGTTTGCTtccacctctgtgcccaggggCACTGCTGGGGGCCTGGCCCCACCCAGTGCGTGGCCTGCGAGCGGTTCCTGCGTGGCCAGGAGTGTGTGGCCTCCTGCAACCTCCTGGATGG AGCCATCCGGGAGCATGCCAACGGCACACGGTGCCTGCCCTGCCACCCCGAGTGCCAGCCCCAGAATGGCACCGAGACCTGCTTCGGATCG gAGGCAGACCAGTGCGTGGCTTGTGCCCACTACAAGGACGCGCAGCAGTGTGTGCGGCGCTGCCCCAGCGGGGTGAAGGCTGATGCCTCCTTCGTGCCCGTCTGGAAGTACCCAGATGAAGATggcatctgccagctctgccccaccaACTGCACCCATTC GTGCACCATCCGGGATGAGGACGGCTGCCCAGTGGACCAGAAGCCAAG CCAGGTGACCTCCATCATTGCTGGCGTGGTTGGGGCTCTGCTGGTCGTGGTCCTGCTGCTCATCACCGTCGTCTGTGTCAAGCGCCGGCGGCAGCAGGAGCGGAAGCACACCATGAGGCGCCTGCTGCAGGAGACTGAG ctggtggagcCACTGACACCCAGCGGAGCCCTCCCTAACCAAGCCCAGATGAGGATCCTCAAGGAGACAGAGCTCAAGAAAGTGAAGGTCCTGGGCTCCGGTGCTTTCGGCACCGTCTATAAG ggcaTCTGGATCCCCGATGGGGAGAGCGTGAAGATCCCAGTGGCCATCAAAGTGCTGCGGGAGAACACATCGCCCAAAGCCAACAAGGAGATCCTGGAC GAGGCCTACGTGATGGCAGGGGTGGGCAGCCCCTACGTGTCCAGGCTGCTGGGCATCTGCCTGACCTCCACGGTGCAGCTGGTGACGCAGCTGATGCCCTACGGCTGCCTGCTGGACTATGTGCGGGAGAACAAGGACCACATCGGCTCCCAGGACCTGCTCAACTGGTGTGTGCAGATCGCCAAG GGGATGAGCTACCTGGAGGAGGTGAGGTTGGTGCACCGGGACCTGGCGGCTCGCAACGTCCTGGTCAAGAGCCCAAACCACGTCAAGATCACCGACTTCGGGCTGGCACGGCTGCTGGACATCGATGAGACTGAGTACCACGCTGATGGGGGCAAG gtgCCCATCAAGTGGATGGCTCTGGAGTCTATCCTCCGCCGGCGCTTCACCCACCAGAGCGACGTTTGGAGCTATG GTGTCACCGTGTGGGAGCTGATGACCTTTGGGGCCAAGCCCTACGACGGGATCCCGGCGCGGGAGatccctgacctgctggagaagggcgAGAGGCTGCCGCAGCCTCCCATCTGCACCATCGACGTCTACATGATCATGGTGAAAT GCTGGATGATCGACTCTGAGTGCCGGCCCAAGTTCCGGGAGCTGGTCACAGAGTTCTCTCGCATGGCCAGGGACCCCCAGCGCTTCGTGGTCATCCAG aaCGACATGGTTGGGCTGCCCAGCTCCATGGACAGCACTTTCTATCGGgcactgctggaggaggaggacatgGAGGACCTGGTGGATGCTGAGGAGTACCTGGTCCCTCACCAGGGCTTCTTCAGCGCCGAGACATCCACCACCTACCGCAGCCGCATCTCCTCCACGCGG agcacagcagagacccCGGTGGACGTGGAGGAGGGTGAGGGCTTGgctgccttccccttccccccacaaGGCCTGGGGGAGGGGCCAGAGAGCCCTGTGCCAGAGGTGCCCGAGGGGGACAGCGTGGCCAAGGTGGCCCCGCAGAGCCCCTCGGGGCGggagcccagcaccctgccgcGGTACAGCGAGGACCCCACTGGGCCAGTGGCTGAGGAGAGCGAGGGCCTGGACCCTGAGGGCTTCACCACACCAGCAGCCCACCCCCCCATGCCAG AGTATGTGAACCAGGCCGGGGAGCAGTGCCCCTCACCCCGGCAGCCCTGCACGCCCCCATCCCCCCCGGACAAGCCCAAGGGGCACCAGGGCAAGAATGGGCTGATCAAGGAGGCCAAGCACCCCTGCCCAGGCTCCTTCACCCACGCCGTGGAGAACCCTGAGTACCTGGCACCCCCTGCCCCACCTGCCCCCTTCAGCCAGGCCTTTGACAACCCTTACTACTGGAACCAGGACTCCCTCAAGGCTGGCAGCCCCGAGGGTGGCCCTGGCACGACGCCCACGGCCGAGAACCCTGAGTACCTGGGGCTGGCTGGCCCTGAGGACGCCGTGGTGTAG
- the PGAP3 gene encoding LOW QUALITY PROTEIN: post-GPI attachment to proteins factor 3 (The sequence of the model RefSeq protein was modified relative to this genomic sequence to represent the inferred CDS: deleted 1 base in 1 codon; substituted 1 base at 1 genomic stop codon) translates to MAAGGAARTALLLLLGAAAAPVPARGSQGDREPLYRECLSRCERQNCSGAALKHFRARQPLYMGLTGTAPAPAHWLSCRATPPLPACPSPNRRTPLPRAPPPRLRCRAGRHWGRLRLGXGVLGCTGRHWALLVLYWGALGHAQGWSCRDDCKYDCMWRTVRLYLQGGHRVPQFHGKWPFWRFLCFQEPASAFASFLNGLASFVMLLRYKAAVPPASPMYPTCVAFAWVSLNAWFWSTVFHTRDTAVTEKLDYFCASAVVLHSVYLCCVRTLGLQRPALISIFRAFLLLFLACHISYLTLVRFDYGYNMAANAGIGLLNLAWWLRWCLQNRPRLPHVWKCAAVVLLLQALALLELLDFPPLFWVLDAHALWHIGTIPLNVLFYSFLMDDSLYLLKANSDLFKVD, encoded by the exons ATGGCGGCCGGCGGCGCGGCGCGGAccgcgctgctgctgctgctcggAGCAGCAGCGGCGCCGGTCCCAGCCCGGGGCTCGCAAGGGGACCGGGAGCCGCTGTACCGCGAGTGCCTGAGCCGCTGCGAGCGGCAGAACTGCTCGGGGGCGGCGCTGAAGCACTTCCGCGCCCGCCAACCGCTCTACATGGGCCTGACAGGTACCGCCCCTGCCCCA GCCCATTGGCTGTCGTGCCGGGCCACGCCTCCGTTGCCTGCATGTCCCTCCCCCAATAGGCGCACGCCCCTCCCAAGGGCCCCGCCTCCGCGCCTG CGGTGCCGggctgggaggcactggggccGCCTGCGGCTAGGCTAGGGGGTGCTGGGctgtactgggaggcactgggccCTGCTGGTTCTGTACTGGGGGGCACTGGGCCATGCTCAGG gctggagctgcagagacgACTGCAAGTACGACTGCATGTGGCGCACGGTGCGACTCTACCTGCAGGGGGGCCACAGAGTGCCCCAGTTCCACGGCAAG TGGCCCTTCTGGCgcttcctctgcttccaggaGCCGGCCTCAGCCTTTGCCTCCTTCCTTAACGGCCTGGCCAGCTTCGTCATGCTGCTGCGCTACAAAGCCGCTGTCCCCCCGGCCTCCCCCATGTACCCCACCTGTGTCGCCTTCGCCTGG gTCTCCTTGAACGCCTGGTTCTGGTCCACCGTCTTCCACACTCGGGACACAGCTGTGACAGAG AAGCTGGACTACTTCTGTGCTTCGGCCGTGGTGCTGCACTCTGTGTACCTCTGCTGCGTCAg GACTCTGGGGCTGCAGCGACCAGCCTTAATCAGCATCTTCAgggccttcctcctcctcttcctcgcTTGCCACATCTCCTACCTGACCCTGGTCCGCTTCGACTACGGCTACAACATGGCAGCCAACGCTGGCATCG ggctgctgaaCCTGGCGTGGTGGCTGCGCTGGTGCCTGCAGAACCGCCCACGCCTGCCCCACGTCTGGAAGtgtgcagcagtggtgctgctgctgcaggccctggcactgctggagctcctcgacttcccccccctcttctgGGTGCTGGATGCCCATGCCCTCTGGCACATTGGCACCATCCCCCTCAATGTCCTCTTCTACAG TTTCCTGATGGACGACAGCCTCTACCTCCTGAAGGCCAACTCTGACCTCTTCAAAGTGGACTAG